The Calditrichota bacterium genomic sequence GAATCTGAAACCAAATCTGCGGCAGGTCGCGCCACGAGCGAATTTCACCCCGGGCGGTGGCGCAAACGACCTCCTCGTGCGTCGGCGCAAGGCAGTTGATGCGGCCTTTACGGTCGGTAAGGCGGAAGAGTTCTTCGCCGAAATCGGTCGCGCGACCGGTTTCATTCCAGATGTCGATCGGATTAAGCGCGGGAAAGTGGAACTCCTGCCCTCCGATCCGCTCCATTTCCTCGCGGACGATCTGCTCGGCCTTTCGGGCCGCGCGCCAGCCGAGCGGCAAAAATGTCCATATGCCGGCCGAAAGCGGCCGGACCAGCCCGGCGCGCAGCAACAACTTGTGCGACGTAGCCACGGCGTCGGAGGGCGTTTCCTTCAGCGTCGGCGCGAAATACTGGGAACGGAGCATTAGAGTGGTGAGGAATCCTATGTGATGTTATCCTGCACAATTTAGGCTCTTCTTCACCATTCCGCAAGGTGTTATTGTGGCGACGTGCAGGCTGCAAAAGGGCGGTGTCGCTTCCCTGTTGACTCAAGTGAACACCAGAGGGTATATTGCAGATAGGTTATGGCGACCGTTTCAACCCCACATGCCGCGGCTGCAACCGGCGCACTTGCTCGAATCCCGGCATTGTCTGCACTTCTGCCTGACTGTCTGGTCGCCGGAGACAATCTACCACTCCTGCGCCGGATGGAGCCGTCGTTTGTCGATCTGATCTATCTCGACCCGCCCTTCATGAGCGGGAGACGCTTTGGCAGCGCCTTCGATGACCGCTGGAACAAACCGGATTCGAGCGCTGCAGAGGACGGGGAGTCCGCCGCTATGCCTCTCGCGATAGGGGAACTGATCGATTGGGTCTCCCGCCGGATAAGTCGGTCGCACGGTCGCTACCTGACTTTCATCGCGATGCGGCTGGTCGAATGCCACCGGATATTGAAACCGACGGGCAGTTTGTATCTCCACTGCGATCCGACGGCGGGAGCCTACTTGCGACTGCTCGCCGACGCGATCTTCGGACCGCTCCAGTTTCGAAACGAAATCGTCTGGGCCTACCGGAGCGGCGGATCCACAGCGCGGCGCTTTGCCCGCAAACATGACACGATACTCTATTACGCTCGCGACGCAGAGAGGTGCTTCTTTCAAGTGCAGGTCGAAAAGTCCTATAACCGCGATCTAAAGCCCTATCGCTTTAGGGGCGTAGCCGAGTCGCAGGACGAGATCGGCTGGCACACCCTGGTCCGCATGCGGGATGTCTGGGAGATTCCGATGGTAGGTCGCACGTCAAAGGAACGAACCGGTTGGCCGACTCAAAAACCGGAGGCATTGCTCGCGCGCATTATCGCCGCATCGTCAATGGAGGGTGATCTGGTGCTCGACCCCTTCTGTGGCAGTGGAACGACTATCGCCGTCGCCGCGCGGCTCGGTCGAAGGTGGATCGGCATCGACCTGAACCCGGCTGCAATCGATATCGCACAATCGCGACTCAGTGCAGGCGACGCCACTCGAAGATCATAGTGCCCCACACCATCGCCGAAAGGATCCTCGCCGCTCACTCTGGGCAGGCTGAGGTCGAGCCCGGACAACTCGTAACCGCCCGGCCCGACCGGCTGATGTCGCACGACAACGCCGCACTGGTGATCCGACACTTTCGCGAAATCGGCGTCGAGCGCGTCTTCGATCCGGCGCGTATAGTAATACCGCTCGACCACCGCGTCCCCGCCGAGTCCGAGCGCACCGCTGCGGCGCACAAAGCGATTCGCGAGTTCGTTTCCGAGCAGGGTATCGAGGCGTTCTACGACATTCGCGAAGGCATTTGTCATCAGGTGATGATCGAACGCGCCCACGCTCTGCCCGGCGAGTTGATCCTCGGCACCGACAGCCATACGACCTCCTACGGCTGCCTCGCCGCGGCTTCGACCGGCATCGGCGCAACTGAAATGGCCGCCGTCTGGGCCACCGGAGAACTCTGGCTAAGAGTGCCGACGACCATACGGGTAGAAACGAAAGGCATCTTCGGCCCTATGGTAGGTGCCAAAGACCTGGCGCTGCATCTGCTCGGGCTTTTGACTGCGCGCGGCGCCGACTACCGGTCGGTCGAATACTATGGCGAAGCCATTACTTCATTGGACGTCTCAGGTCGGTTCACGCTCTGCAACATGGCAATGGAGATGGGTGCCAAGTTTGCCATCGTCCCCTTTGACCAGCAAACGGCAGCCTATCTTGCCCGGCGGACAAAAAGCGAATTGAACGCTGTCTATGCGGATCGAGGCACCAACTATGAACGGGTCGTCGAGGTCGATTTGAGCCGCCTCGATCCGCAGGTGGCACTACCGCATCATCCGGACCGCGTGGTGCCGCTGCGAGATGCCGCCGGTCTTAGGCCCGACCAGATCGTCATCGGCTCCTGCACCAACGGGCGCATCGACGACCTCGAGATCGCGGCTCGGATCATTGGAGGAAAAACCCTCTCCCGGCACATCCGGCTCCTGATCGTCCCCGGTTCGCGAGAGGTCTATCTTGAAGCCCTTAGGCGCGGTGTCATCGAAGCCCTCGTCGAAGCCGGTGCGGTCATTCTCAATCCCGGCTGCGGACCTTGCCTGGGAGCCCATCAGGGACTACTTGCCCCAGGCGAAAAGTGTCTTGCCACAACCAACCGCAATTTCAAGGGCCGGATGGGGAGTGGCGACGCGGAGGTCTATCTCTGCAGCCCGGCCGTAGCCGCTTCGACGGCGGTGTGCGGCGAAATCCCGTCTTCACTTGCCGACGTATGCTAAAGACCATCCGCATGGTCGCTTCCGGTCGGGTGCAGGGAGTCGGGTTTCGCGCTTTCGTCAAGGATGCTGCCGATGACTTCGGCCTGACCGGCTATGTGCAGAACCTCTTCAACGGCGAAGTCCGGGTCGTAGCGACCGGCGAGGAAGCCTTTATCAACCGCTTCATCGACATCATCCGCCGCGGCAACGGACACTCACGAATCGAAGCACTTGAAATCGACTACCTTGATCGGACGGAAAGCAGCACCAACTTCAGCATCAAGAGGACGGAATAGAACCAAATCACTCCCAAAAACTGTTGATCTTCGACGTCGATGGGACGCTTACCGACTCCGCCGGTCTAACCCGCGTCGCGCTTGAACGTGCAGCCCGTGAGATCTATGCTATCGATAACGCCACCCGCGGCATCACGGCCTATGGCCAGACCGACGTCAACATTTTTAGTGAGATTCTGGTCAATAACCGCCTCGCGGTCGAGGACTTTGAGGATCACTTCACCCGTTTCACCGGACGATATGTTACATTACTGGAGGAGATTCTCTTCGCTTCTCCCCGTCCGCGCCTCCAGCCCGGGGTGAAGGATTTGCTCCTCCGCCTGGTGCGCGAGTCGGGAATGAATATGGTTCTGGGAACCGGCAACATCGAGCCGGGGGCGCGCCTCAAACTGAAGCGGCATGGCATCGACCACTACTTTCCAACCGGCGGCTTCGGCAGCGACAGCGGCGTCCGCGCCGACCTCATCCGAATCGCCTATGAACGGGGCTGCCGGCACTTCGGGATTCCCTTTCCGCTTAAGGATGTCTGGGTGATCGGCGATACTCCCAACGATGTTGCAGCCGGACGCGCGCTCGGGTCGAAAATCCTCGCCGTCGCAACCGGGATGTACGCGCGAGCTGAACTCGAGACCTGTCAGCCGGATGCGTTGATGGATGACTTTTCGGACAACGACCGGTTCATCGATGTGATTCGGAACGGGTAGACGGTGGGCATCACGACTGTTAATGGGTGCAATAATAGTGGTATTTATCAGTGGGACAGACATTCCTGCCTGTCCTATGGACGGACAAGAATGTCCGTCCTACTGATACTACTATATGGCGCCCCTATTAATTATATCACGAGCCGCAGTATTACCTTGTTGCGTCCCCCCGCTTCGTGGGGGGAGTATTGGATATAATCCGCATCTTTTTGATATGAAGTCTCTAACCCGCTACAAGACCTTCAACACCACGCGCAAGCGCGATTACATCAACATCACTGCAGAGGTGCGGAAGGTCGTTAAGGAGTCCGGTATCGCCGAAGGTATGATCCTCGTCTCGGCGATGCACATCACGGCTGGTGTCTATGTCAACGATGCTGAAGATGGTCTCATTGCCGATATCGACGACTGGTTGGAACGCCTTGCGCCCTTTGCTGATTATCGCCATCACCGGACCGGCGAAACCAACGGCGACGCACACCTGAAAAGCCTCCTTGTTCACCATCAGGTTGTCGTCCCCATAACGAAGGGCGACCTTGACCTTGGACCTTGGCAGCAAATCTACTATGCCGAGTTCGACGGCAGGCGCCCCAAGCGCCTGATTATGAAGGTGATGGGTGAATAACGTCGCCCCTGCCGAGCGTATCGGAAGCGATGCGGAGTGGTACTTCATTTTTCTACCTTCGGCAGGAGGACCCGCAGAATGGACTCTTTATGACTTGCGACGATCTGAGTTCCTGCATCCCAAAGTGGTGCTGAAATCGGATCACAGAAGTCTGGTTGGGCTGGTAGAAATTGAGGGGCGCAAGTTAGTCGTCAAACGGTTTATCTTGCAGGAAACCTGGTGGTGGTTCCAGTTCACATCGATCTTTTCCTCATCACTGGGAGAAATTGCTCATCGTAATGCCTTCGCCTTGAGTAAGTTGGGTATTGCCACCCCGGTGCCGATGTTCCATATTCTTAAACGCAGAGGCCGCATGTGCACCGGTGTATGTTTGGCTTATCCTTTCATCGAGGGTCGCCCGGCAACCATGGATGATGCGCCTGCGATTGTCGAGTTTATCAAGCGTATGCACAGGGCAGATTGGATCCATCGCGATCCGCATCCGAATAACTACCTCGTTACCAGTAGGGGCTTGGTGGCGCTGGATCCACTCCGCGCCCGGCATAGCCGCAGCAGGTACCTCAAGGCTTACGATGTGATGTTGCTCGAGCACGACCTTCCCGATGCGGTGGAACTCTACGGACGAGGCGATTTGGGCATATATTATCACCTGGCGGTAGCAGGCCATAATCTTGTCCGCTCCTGGCGCGGCCTGAAAGCAGTCGCGAGGAGGATGTTTGGTTCCACTTGAGGTATGGTTACTAATTTTCACCCTGAACGAAGTGAAGGGTCTCCTCCGGACGAGATGCTTCACTGCAATCAGCATGACATTATAGGAAGTATCGGCACTGATATTGGCATTAGCATTGACATTGCATTAGCATTGACATTATCATTATGGAAGATCTAACCCGTATCGGAGCGCTCCTGCCGGGGATCATCGGCGGCCTTTTGACAGCGATCGTCTGTGGAGGATTGATCGGGCTTGAGCGTGGAATGCGCCGTAAGGCGGCGGGGCTGCGGGACTACATACTGGTCTGCTTCGGCGCAGCGCTCTACATGATGTCCGGCGAACTGCTCGGCATCAGTCGCGGCGAAGGCGGCACCCCCGATCCCTCCCGCATTGCGGCGCAGATCGCGACCGCTATCGGCTTCCTCGGAGCCGGCGTCATTATCCACCGGCGCGGAGAGGTCGGTGGAATCACAACCGCAGCAGCGATCTGGGTGACCGCTGCCATAGGGATCGTCATCGGTGCGGGATATCCCCTGCTGGCGCTCATGGTAACCGGCGTCGTCCTGATGGCGTTGACTCTGCTCTACGGCGTGGAAGAGCGGTTAAGCCGCGCCCATCGCAAGTCGTTGCTCTTGAAAATCGTACTCCGCGAAGACACCGGCGAGGTCCGGGAACGGATCCAAACAGCCCTCCAGCGGCAGGGAGTGCAAATCGACGCCGTCCGCGCTGAGCGCGTTCCGAACGGCACCAAACTGACCATAACGGCGATGACCGGAGAAGATCCGAGAGCCTTGTTGGAATTGCTCTGGGTGACGCCGGGCGTCGTCGAAGTCGAACATTAGCATTACTACTTGGTGCCGTTAGTTCTTGTCTTCTCCCCCCTGCTTCGCGGGGGGAGATAAAAGGAGGGGCAATATGGGATTGCACTTCTACCCCCCTATAGTCCCCCCGCTGAGCGGGGGGACAAAACAAATGATACTGCACCCATAAATAACTTCTTCCTTAGACTCATCTTGTTGATAATAAAGGGGATCATCTATGCACCGTTTTCTCTATCTTTTCGTCATTCTCGCCGCGCTCTTCCTGATCGGCGCCGACCAGAAGGAGACGCCCGCCAAAGCCGGCAGCGGCGGCTACCTGCCGGTTCTATCCGGCGACAGCCAAGCCTGCATCGAATGTCACCGCAGTGAGAACCCCGGTATTTACCAGCAATGGGGCGCGTCGAAGCACTACGGCGCCAACGTCGGTTGCTACGAATGCCATAAGGCCGACAAGAACGACGCCGACGCTTTCGACCACAACGGCTGGATGATTTCTATCATCGTCTCCCCGGCCGACTGCGCCAAGTGTCATCAGCAGGAGGTGGCAGAGTTCTCTGCCAGCCATCACTCCCGTGCCGCCGAAATCCTCGGCTCGCTCGACAACGTTCTGGGCGAGGTCGTCGAAGGGCCGGCTGCGGCGGTCTTAGGCTGCAAGCAGTGCCACGGCTCGGAGGTGAAGGTCGTCGGCAACGGCAAACTCCACCCTGACACCTGGCCTAACACCGGAATGGGCCGGATCAATCCCGACGGCACGAAAGGCTCCTGCACGGCTTGCCATACCCGGCACGAGTTCTCGGTCGCCCAAGCCCGCCAACCGGAAAACTGCGGCCGCTGCCACCTCGGCCCCGACCACCCTCAGAAGGAGATTTACGAGGAGTCGAAACATGGCATCGCCTACTATGCCAACATCGATCGGATGAATCTGAACAATTCAAAGTGGGTGCTTGGCGAAGACTACACCGCGGCTCCGACCTGCGCCACTTGCCACATGTCGGCGACACCCGACCTGCCGCTGACCCACGACGTCGGCTCGCGCATCAGTTGGACGCTCCGGCCGGCTATTTCGGAGAAGGTCGATGCGCCTTACATCAAAGCCGGCAAGAAAGTCAAACCGTGGCAGGAACGGCGCGCCGATATGAAGAAAGTCTGCAGCGTCTGCCATACACCGGACTACGTCAACTCGTTCTACCACCAGTTCGACAACGTCGTCGAACTCTACAACACCAAGTTCGCCCTTCCCGGCCGCGACCTGATGGCTGCGATAACCGATGCCGGGCTGATCACCAGCGATATCCCGTTCGACGACGAAATCGAATGGACCTGGTATTTCCTCTGGCACCACGAGGGTCGTCGAGCGCGAATGGGGGCTTCGATGTTCGCTCCCGACTATACCCAGTGGCACGGCTTCTTCGAAATTGCGCACCGGTTCTACACCGAACTGATACCGCAAGCCAAAGAACTGGCGCATAAAGCCCGGGAAGCGGGGAAGATCGCGGCAGCGGATAAGGTCGAAGCGAAGGTGAAGGAGATCCTTGCGATGCCCGACCACCAGTGGTCTATAGGGAAGATGCCGCCGGAGGAGAAAGCACGGCGTCAGAAGGCGTCGGAAGAGTTCAAGAAGCGCTACGTTCAGTAGGAGCGAGGCGAAGGCAGTTCAACCTGCCGTTGCATTCCCGGAGGGTGGACGGGGGCGTCTGCCCGGCTAAAAGAGTTGCCTTGGAGGGCGGACATTCCTGTCCGCCCTGAGATATCCTTCAATTTCCTTGCCTCGTGGCAGGCGGACGAGGCGTCCGCCTGCCCAATCCGGACGGGCGGAATGTCGCGGGCAGTATCCCGCAATCCGTCACTTCTGTCACTCCCGTCACTTCCTTCACCAAATAAAAGGGCTGCCAGTCCTCTGTCGCTACCAGTCCCAGGAAAGAACAGATCCCCGATAAATCGGGGAGTCACCAGTTTCCTGTTGTTGCCAGTCCCCTGACGCCACTAGCCCTCCGTCGCTGCCAGTCCCCTGTCGCCACTAGCCCTCCGTCGCTGCCAGTCCCCTGTCGCTCAGATGCCAAACCGGACATTGATGACATCGCCATCCTTTACGATGTAGTCCTTCCCTTCAAGGTGCAGTTTGGCTTGCTCCTTCAAGCGGGCGTGGCTCCCACCGGCAGCGACCAGATCGTCCCAACGGCAGACCTCGGCGCGAATAAACCCCCTTGCAATGTCGTCGTGAATGGCTCCGGCGGCGGTTACGGCGTTCGACCCGGACGGTATCGCCCACGCGGTGGTGTCCTTGTCGCCGGTGGTGAAGAAGGTGATCATGCCCATCAGGTCGAAGGTGGCGCGAATGATCCGGTCGAGCGCCGGCAGGTCGTAGCCAAGGTCAGCCATGAAGGGAGCGCGCTCCTCCGGGTCGAGTTGCGCGATCTCGGCTTCGATTTCGCCTGCCGCCGAGACCCAGCCGACCTGACGGACCAGACCGGGGAAAGCGGCTTGTAACTGCTGAAGCCGCGCGCCAGCCCCTGCTGCACCCTCCTCACCCAGATTGAGCACCACCAGAAGCGGCTTGAGGCTCAGGAAGGCATAGCCTCGCAGAGCTTTATCGTCGGTCGCGTCGAAAGCGAGTTCCCTTAACGGTCTTTCCGCCGCAAGTCCATCGCGGCAACGTTCCAACAAGTCCGCTTCCCGCCGGGACGCTTCGTCGTGCATTCTCGCGAGTCGCTCGAGGCGCTTTTCGGCGGTTGCCAGATCGGCCAGAATGAACTCCAGTTCGGTCTCCAGCAGGTCCCGCGCCGGATCGATACTCCCCGACGGATGCGGCACTCCCGCCGCAGCGAAGTCGCGCAGCACCAGCGCCAGCATCGAAACCGCCCGCAGTTCGCCGAGCAGTGCGGGAGGATAAGGCTCGGTCCGGTCGCCGGTGTGCGCCGCGCCTGGGATGTCGAGATACTCGACAGTCGCCGGGACGATCTTGCGCGACCTGGAGACGCGGGCCAGTTCGTCCCGCCGCGGATCCGGAAGTTGCGCTATGCCGTGCTGCACTTCACGACGGCTCTGAACCGGATCCGGCAGCGGTGATCCGGTCAGGAGGGAGAAGAGCGTCGATTTGCCGGAGAGCGGCTTGCCGACGATTCCGCAACGCATATGATGTCCTTTCGTGGCTGGCGGATGCCCTCGACCGCCAGCCCAATTCGGGGGGACGAGGGCGTCCCCTACATATTAGACGCAGTCGTCATTCCCGCGCAGGCGGGAATCCAAGCAAGCCAAATCAAGGATGGATCCCCGTCTTCACGGGAATGACCAAACGTCTTCATTCCCGCGCCGAGCCTGCCTCCAGCAAAGGCGCAGGCGGGACTTGAACAGGGACGCAGCAAGCGGACAATCCAGTCCGAACTTTCTCACTTTCCCACTTGCATACTTTCCCACTTCCCAAAAAGCAGGGAATCCGCGCGTGACGGATTCCCTGGCCGGCAATACGAGGGTTCGGCCGGTTACCGGACGCTGGAGCGGAACTCCTTGCCCGGGACGA encodes the following:
- a CDS encoding MgtC/SapB family protein; the encoded protein is MEDLTRIGALLPGIIGGLLTAIVCGGLIGLERGMRRKAAGLRDYILVCFGAALYMMSGELLGISRGEGGTPDPSRIAAQIATAIGFLGAGVIIHRRGEVGGITTAAAIWVTAAIGIVIGAGYPLLALMVTGVVLMALTLLYGVEERLSRAHRKSLLLKIVLREDTGEVRERIQTALQRQGVQIDAVRAERVPNGTKLTITAMTGEDPRALLELLWVTPGVVEVEH
- a CDS encoding acylphosphatase, encoding MLKTIRMVASGRVQGVGFRAFVKDAADDFGLTGYVQNLFNGEVRVVATGEEAFINRFIDIIRRGNGHSRIEALEIDYLDRTESSTNFSIKRTE
- a CDS encoding YjbQ family protein — encoded protein: MKSLTRYKTFNTTRKRDYINITAEVRKVVKESGIAEGMILVSAMHITAGVYVNDAEDGLIADIDDWLERLAPFADYRHHRTGETNGDAHLKSLLVHHQVVVPITKGDLDLGPWQQIYYAEFDGRRPKRLIMKVMGE
- a CDS encoding hydroxylamine oxidoreductase; its protein translation is MHRFLYLFVILAALFLIGADQKETPAKAGSGGYLPVLSGDSQACIECHRSENPGIYQQWGASKHYGANVGCYECHKADKNDADAFDHNGWMISIIVSPADCAKCHQQEVAEFSASHHSRAAEILGSLDNVLGEVVEGPAAAVLGCKQCHGSEVKVVGNGKLHPDTWPNTGMGRINPDGTKGSCTACHTRHEFSVAQARQPENCGRCHLGPDHPQKEIYEESKHGIAYYANIDRMNLNNSKWVLGEDYTAAPTCATCHMSATPDLPLTHDVGSRISWTLRPAISEKVDAPYIKAGKKVKPWQERRADMKKVCSVCHTPDYVNSFYHQFDNVVELYNTKFALPGRDLMAAITDAGLITSDIPFDDEIEWTWYFLWHHEGRRARMGASMFAPDYTQWHGFFEIAHRFYTELIPQAKELAHKAREAGKIAAADKVEAKVKEILAMPDHQWSIGKMPPEEKARRQKASEEFKKRYVQ
- the ychF gene encoding redox-regulated ATPase YchF, translated to MRCGIVGKPLSGKSTLFSLLTGSPLPDPVQSRREVQHGIAQLPDPRRDELARVSRSRKIVPATVEYLDIPGAAHTGDRTEPYPPALLGELRAVSMLALVLRDFAAAGVPHPSGSIDPARDLLETELEFILADLATAEKRLERLARMHDEASRREADLLERCRDGLAAERPLRELAFDATDDKALRGYAFLSLKPLLVVLNLGEEGAAGAGARLQQLQAAFPGLVRQVGWVSAAGEIEAEIAQLDPEERAPFMADLGYDLPALDRIIRATFDLMGMITFFTTGDKDTTAWAIPSGSNAVTAAGAIHDDIARGFIRAEVCRWDDLVAAGGSHARLKEQAKLHLEGKDYIVKDGDVINVRFGI
- a CDS encoding site-specific DNA-methyltransferase; translation: MATVSTPHAAAATGALARIPALSALLPDCLVAGDNLPLLRRMEPSFVDLIYLDPPFMSGRRFGSAFDDRWNKPDSSAAEDGESAAMPLAIGELIDWVSRRISRSHGRYLTFIAMRLVECHRILKPTGSLYLHCDPTAGAYLRLLADAIFGPLQFRNEIVWAYRSGGSTARRFARKHDTILYYARDAERCFFQVQVEKSYNRDLKPYRFRGVAESQDEIGWHTLVRMRDVWEIPMVGRTSKERTGWPTQKPEALLARIIAASSMEGDLVLDPFCGSGTTIAVAARLGRRWIGIDLNPAAIDIAQSRLSAGDATRRS
- a CDS encoding 3-isopropylmalate dehydratase large subunit; translation: MPHTIAERILAAHSGQAEVEPGQLVTARPDRLMSHDNAALVIRHFREIGVERVFDPARIVIPLDHRVPAESERTAAAHKAIREFVSEQGIEAFYDIREGICHQVMIERAHALPGELILGTDSHTTSYGCLAAASTGIGATEMAAVWATGELWLRVPTTIRVETKGIFGPMVGAKDLALHLLGLLTARGADYRSVEYYGEAITSLDVSGRFTLCNMAMEMGAKFAIVPFDQQTAAYLARRTKSELNAVYADRGTNYERVVEVDLSRLDPQVALPHHPDRVVPLRDAAGLRPDQIVIGSCTNGRIDDLEIAARIIGGKTLSRHIRLLIVPGSREVYLEALRRGVIEALVEAGAVILNPGCGPCLGAHQGLLAPGEKCLATTNRNFKGRMGSGDAEVYLCSPAVAASTAVCGEIPSSLADVC
- a CDS encoding HAD family hydrolase, with product MEPNHSQKLLIFDVDGTLTDSAGLTRVALERAAREIYAIDNATRGITAYGQTDVNIFSEILVNNRLAVEDFEDHFTRFTGRYVTLLEEILFASPRPRLQPGVKDLLLRLVRESGMNMVLGTGNIEPGARLKLKRHGIDHYFPTGGFGSDSGVRADLIRIAYERGCRHFGIPFPLKDVWVIGDTPNDVAAGRALGSKILAVATGMYARAELETCQPDALMDDFSDNDRFIDVIRNG